In Salvelinus namaycush isolate Seneca chromosome 17, SaNama_1.0, whole genome shotgun sequence, one genomic interval encodes:
- the LOC120062382 gene encoding zinc finger protein 629-like, translating to MSEAILTFQYQLNGVMETVLKTAVHEITRLVKDSFLEEVTWSKQEVDVLKERLQQCEQRWRDGEEERKRREVEEREQKKKREECEPRGICRRCGCAGDTEEREEAWLGEEEGCAIKQEMFQPGGPSTLPESECPQEMATPSSSCVSERMEERVVHIKEESDDWGDLVTQMITSPDSPMMSLSHLQRLSSHPGGWTSEPLPPAQLARDPPPLPPAPWTRKEQHLLPRSLIPTQGTEHAVGALETSPNGLSINTMAELGVKPYSCPHCGKSFPQLRNLKHHQKYHHTGKKAFTCSQCGKGFVYMSHFRVHMQRHTGDRPFSCSQCGKSFSLQSGLKKHRVIHTAEMPYVVEIKY from the exons ATGTCAGAGGCCATCCTCACCTTCCAGTACCAGCTCAATGGAGTCATGGAAACAGTCCTAAAAACTGCTGTGCATGAGATCACTCGGCTGGTGAAGGACAGCTTCCTGGAGGAAGTGACATGGAGCAAGCAGGAAGTGGATGTCTTGAAGGAGAGGCTGCAGCAGTGTGAGCAGAGATGGAGGgacggagaggaggagaggaagaggagggaagttgaagagagagagcagaaaaagAAGAGGGAAGAGTGCGAGCCGAGGGGGATATGTAGAAGATGTGGTTGTGCTggagacactgaggagagggaAGAGGCTTGGTTAG GAGAAGAGGAAGGTTGTGCTATCAAACAGGAGATGTTCCAGCCAGGTGGACCCAGCACTCTCCCAGAGAGCGAGTGTCCACAGGAAATGGCCACACCCAGCTCTTCCTGTGTCTCTGAAAGGATGGAAGAGAGGGTGGTCCATATCAAAGAGGAGTCCGATGACTGGGGGGACTTGGTTACCCAGATGATCACATCCCCAGATTCCCCCATGATGAGCCTGAGTCATTTGCAGAGATTGAGCTCACATCCTGGGGGATGGACCAGTGAGCCTCTACCTCCAGCACAATTGGCCAGGgaccctccacctctacctccagcACCATGGACCAGGAAGGAGCAGCACCTACTCCCAAGGTCATTGATACCCACCCAGGGGACAGAGCATGCTGTAGGGGCCCTCGAGACCAGTCCCAATGGCCTGAGCATCAACACAATGGCAGAGCTCGGGGTCAAACCCTACAGCTGTCCACACTGTGGGAAGAGCTTCCCTCAGCTCCGAAATCTCAAACACCATCAGAAGTACCACCACACAGGGAAGAAGGCCTTCACCTGCTCACAGTGTGGTAAGGGTTTTGTGTACATGTCCCACTTCAGGGTACACATGCAGCGCCACACGGGGGACAGGCCGTTCAGCTGctctcagtgtgggaagagcttcagcCTTCAGAGTGGCTTAAAGAAACACAGGGTCATTCACACTGCAGAGATGCCTTATGTGGTGGAAATTAAATATTAA
- the LOC120062381 gene encoding zinc finger and SCAN domain-containing protein 21-like isoform X4, giving the protein MSEAILTFQYQLNGVMETVLKTAVHEITRLVKDNFLEEVTGSKREVDILKERLQQCEHRWRDGEEKRREDKEQRKKREEREQRGMCRRCGCAGDTEEREEALLAEEGCVIKQEIFQPGVPSTLPEREETVTPSSSCVSERMEEREAHVIRIKEEPDDWGDLVTQMTTSTYSPIMSQSRLERLKSHHGASELLPTVPAPWTRKEQHLLPRSVIPTQGTEHAVGALEDSPYGLMINTTAELGVKPFSCPHCGKSFPQLRNLKDHQKYHHTGKKAFTCSQCGKGFVYMSHLRVHMQCHTGERPFSCSQCGKSFSLQSGLKRHRVIHTAEMPYHCTDCGNRFNSRADLKRHEQIHAAR; this is encoded by the exons ATGTCAGAGGCCATTCTCACCTTCCAGTACCAGCTCAATGGAGTCATGGAAACAGTCCTCAAAACCGCTGTGCATGAGATCACTCGGCTGGTGAAGGACAACTTCCTGGAAGAAGTGACAGGGAGCAAGCGGGAAGTGGACATCTTGAAGGAGAGGCTGCAGCAGTGTGAAcacagatggagggatggagaggagaagaggagggaagatAAAGAGCAGAGaaagaagagggaagagagagagcagagggggatgTGTAGGAGATGTGGTTGTGCTGGAGacactgaggagagagaagaggctCTGTTAG CAGAGGAAGGTTGTGTTATCAAACAGGAGATCTTCCAGCCAGGTGTACCCAGCACTctcccagagagagaggaaacggtTACACCCAGCTCTTCCTGTGTCTCTGAAAggatggaagagagggaggccCATGTCATCCGCATCAAAGAGGAGCCTGATGACTGGGGGGATCTGGTTACCCAGATGACCACATCCACATATTCCCCCATAATGAGCCAGAGTCGTCTGGAGAGATTGAAGTCACATCATGGGGCCAGTGAACTTCTTCCTACAGTACCAGCACCATGGACCAGAAAAGAGCAGCACCTACTCCCAAGGTCAGTGATACCCACCCAGGGAACAGAGCATGCTGTGGGTGCCCTCGAGGACAGCCCCTACGGGCTGATGATCAACACAACGGCAGAGCTGGGGGTCAAACCCTTCAGCTGTCCACACTGTGGGAAGAGCTTCCCTCAGCTCCGAAACCTGAAAGACCACCAGAAGTACCACCACACAGGGAAGAAGGCCTTCACCTGCTCCCAGTGTGGTAAGGGTTTTGTGTACATGTCCCACCTCAGGGTACACATGCAGTGCCACACAGGGGAGAGGCCGTTCAGCTGctctcagtgtgggaagagcttcagcCTTCAGAGCGGCTTGAAGAGACACAGGGTCATTCACACTGCAGAGATGCCTTACCACTGCACGGACTGTGGTAACAGATTCAATTCTAGAGCGGACCTGAAAAGACATGAACAGATTCATGCAGCAAGGTAG
- the LOC120062034 gene encoding macrophage migration inhibitory factor-like: MPMFLVNTNVAKSDIPPALLSEATEELAKAMGKPVQYLAVHIIPDQLMMFGGKGDPCALCSLHSIGKIEGAQKQYSKLLCGLLNKHLGISPDRIYVNFFDLEAANVAWNNSTFG; the protein is encoded by the exons ATGCCTATGTTTTTGGTAAATACTAATGTGGCCAAGAGTGATATTCCGCCTGCACTGTTGTCTGAGGCCACAGAGGAACTGGCCAAGGCGATGGGCAAACCTGTGCAG TACCTTGCTGTGCACATCATCCCAGACCAGTTGATGATGTTTGGAGGGAAAGGAGACCCTTGTGCTCTCTGCTCCCTTCACAGCATTGGAAAGATCGAAGGAGCTCAGAAACAATACTCTAAACTACTGTGTGGACTGCTCAACAAACACCTGGGCATCTCCCCTGACAg GATCTACGTGAACTTCTTTGACTTGGAGGCAGCAAACGTAGCCTGGAACAACTCTACCTTCGGCTGA
- the LOC120062384 gene encoding uncharacterized protein LOC120062384 isoform X2: MSAYIHAPLPCCHYSVCPAPLPQSVLLYLESVLGQENIYSMFFEMLSRFLAEGAASGLNIIALYVTDILRVTGVDVQLPFPHFTAEGVASAGQWALLALIGYWVLSIILRLLVGVVRRVFWMLKAGMALWLFGLIVSDAKAGSDTTAVRLASLVLGCALLGLASSGSEKTVQVEDRMSILEGRVKVVERRKGEE; the protein is encoded by the exons ATGTCTGCCTATATCCATGCACCCCTCCCCTGCTGCCACTACTCTGTGTGCCCGGCACCCCTACCCCAGAGTGTGCTGTTGTATTTAGAGTCAGTGCTTGGTCAAGAGAACATCTATTCCATG ttctTTGAGATGTTGAGCCGGTTTCTGGCTGAGGGAGCTGCCAGTGGACTGAATATCATCGCTCTTTACGTCACAGATATCCTCAGGGTCACAGGAGTTGATG tcCAGCTGCCGTTCCCTCACTTCACCGCAGAGGGCGTGGCCTCGGCTGGTCAGTGGGCTCTGCTGGCTCTGATTGGCTACTGGGTGCTGTCCATCATCTTGCGCCTGCTGGTGGGTGTGGTGAGGAGGGTGTTCTGGATGCTGAAGGCGGGCATGGCGCTGTGGCTCTTTGGCCTGATCGTCAGTGATGCCAAGGCTGGTTCAGACACCACAGCCGTCCGGCTAGCAAGCCTGGTGCTGGGGTGTGCCCTGCTGGGGCTGGCCAGCTCTGGATCAGAAAAGACAGTTCAAGTGGAAGACCGCATGAGCATCCTGGAGGGAAGGGTGAaggtggtggagaggaggaagggagaggagtga
- the LOC120062384 gene encoding uncharacterized protein LOC120062384 isoform X1, protein MINNSADSSSVRILLSTLVLLLGLAARCVGQAMPSKESPQADPASFSLRSLVTGTCEDVHRYVESVVGTNVIESTVEFFEMLSRFLAEGAASGLNIIALYVTDILRVTGVDVQLPFPHFTAEGVASAGQWALLALIGYWVLSIILRLLVGVVRRVFWMLKAGMALWLFGLIVSDAKAGSDTTAVRLASLVLGCALLGLASSGSEKTVQVEDRMSILEGRVKVVERRKGEE, encoded by the exons ATGATCAACAACAGTGCAGATTCATCCTCAGTACGGATTTTATTATCCACACTTGTTTTGCTGCTCGGTTTGGCTGCGCGATGCGTCGGGCAGGCCATGCCGTCCAAAGAGAGCCCTCAAGCGGACCCAGCGTCATTCAGTCTCCGGTCCCTGGTCACGGGGACCTGCGAAGATGTCCACAGATACGTGGAATCCGTGGTGGGAACCAATGTGATCGAGTCGACTGTTGAG ttctTTGAGATGTTGAGCCGGTTTCTGGCTGAGGGAGCTGCCAGTGGACTGAATATCATCGCTCTTTACGTCACAGATATCCTCAGGGTCACAGGAGTTGATG tcCAGCTGCCGTTCCCTCACTTCACCGCAGAGGGCGTGGCCTCGGCTGGTCAGTGGGCTCTGCTGGCTCTGATTGGCTACTGGGTGCTGTCCATCATCTTGCGCCTGCTGGTGGGTGTGGTGAGGAGGGTGTTCTGGATGCTGAAGGCGGGCATGGCGCTGTGGCTCTTTGGCCTGATCGTCAGTGATGCCAAGGCTGGTTCAGACACCACAGCCGTCCGGCTAGCAAGCCTGGTGCTGGGGTGTGCCCTGCTGGGGCTGGCCAGCTCTGGATCAGAAAAGACAGTTCAAGTGGAAGACCGCATGAGCATCCTGGAGGGAAGGGTGAaggtggtggagaggaggaagggagaggagtga